Below is a window of Vibrio fortis DNA.
ACTTCTTCATGCCACTCTTCAGGCGTTTGTACTCGGAGTGCTGCTAGCAGGTTACCGGCGGCGTTCATGACTCTGTATTTTGCGTACTGCTCATCATATTTCGCATCGAGGTAGTCTTTTCGTGCTTCGAACAGTTCATTTTCGGTATTGAGCAAATCAAGGAGTGTACGCTTGCCTATACGGTATTGTTTTTCATAAGAGATGACAGTGTCGGATGCTGAATCTACATGGTCAGATAAGAACTCTTTTTGCTGAACCGTTAAGTCAAGTGCGCTCCAAGAAAGTCTTAAGCTCTCTTCAACGTTTCGGTAACTTCTTTCTCTAAGATCTTTCGCTTTATTAAGCTGGTAAGCCGCACTTTCTGCTCTGTCTTGATCTGCACCACCATTGTATAGGTTGTATTTCAGGCGGAGCATTGCTGAAAATTCGTCGCTACTGCCTTCTGTACCACCTGCATCATCGCGCCAAGTTTGAGCAGCTTCTACCGATAGTGTTGGGTAATTAGTACTCTTTGATTGTTGATACTGAAATTTAGCGGAGTCAACATCCGCACGAGCAATTTTAATGACTGGGTGAGTTTGGAATGCCAGTTCAAGTGCACTGTCAATAGTGTATGGAATCGCAGCAGAATCAGCTCTTGGGAAAGTTAATCCAAGAGGCTTTTGCCCAGTGAGTCGTTTGAATTGCGTATGCGTGTCAAACAGATTGTTTTGAGCAGCGAGTAAATTACCGTGCGCTTTTGCGATACGAGCTTCCACTTGAGACATATCCGCAGTCGAACCAATGCCAGACTCTACACGCTTTCTGATATCTCGATAGATCTCTTTGTGGGTCGCTAGATTGCTTTCTGAAAGAGAAAGAACTTCATACGCCTTTACTGCATCGAGATAAATCTTCGTGACTTCCAACGCTGTATCTTGCGCTGTTGCAAGTAGTTGATAGCGCACTGATTCTGCATCTGCTGCAGTACGATCAATATCATTAAGTGTATTGGAGCCATCCCAAATCAACTGTGTCAGCGTAAGGGTTGCCTCTTTGCGGGTAAAGTCAGTGGTGTTGGAGTTTGATGCAAGATCGGTATGCTCATATCCAATACCAGCGTCTAGGTCGATACTTGGTCGGTAAGCGCCTCCAGAAGCATCGTTGAGATAACGCTTACTGATGTACTCATTGTAAGCACTTTTGATCTCAGGATTGTTCTCAAGAGTAAATGCAACCGCCTGCTCTAGAGTTTGACCATATGAAGGTAAACTTAAGAGGACAGCAAGCCCACATGTTGCAGTTTTAATCTTATTCACTGACATCTCCGTATTGTTCATACCATAAACA
It encodes the following:
- a CDS encoding TolC family outer membrane protein, whose protein sequence is MSVNKIKTATCGLAVLLSLPSYGQTLEQAVAFTLENNPEIKSAYNEYISKRYLNDASGGAYRPSIDLDAGIGYEHTDLASNSNTTDFTRKEATLTLTQLIWDGSNTLNDIDRTAADAESVRYQLLATAQDTALEVTKIYLDAVKAYEVLSLSESNLATHKEIYRDIRKRVESGIGSTADMSQVEARIAKAHGNLLAAQNNLFDTHTQFKRLTGQKPLGLTFPRADSAAIPYTIDSALELAFQTHPVIKIARADVDSAKFQYQQSKSTNYPTLSVEAAQTWRDDAGGTEGSSDEFSAMLRLKYNLYNGGADQDRAESAAYQLNKAKDLRERSYRNVEESLRLSWSALDLTVQQKEFLSDHVDSASDTVISYEKQYRIGKRTLLDLLNTENELFEARKDYLDAKYDEQYAKYRVMNAAGNLLAALRVQTPEEWHEEVEY